One genomic window of Cellulophaga sp. Hel_I_12 includes the following:
- the recN gene encoding DNA repair protein RecN: MLNSLSIQNYALIDHLKVSFTNGFTIITGETGAGKSILLGGLGLVLGNRADLGALRDATTKCIIEANFDVEKYDLKTFFEENDLDYEPKTIIRREILPSGKSRAFINDSPVTLDVLSQLGDSLIDIHSQHQTLQLADNDFQLKVIDALADNSALLLVYGDQLVSYQKSEKSLKKLLAFQENATKEYEYNSHLLKELETAPLKQGVIEELEEQYEQLSNVETIVEQLSKGHQLLNDEQVGVLTAMTELKLASNKLATFGSQFETLNERILSAFLELDDISSELDVLQEKTEANPLLLEEINSKLQLLYNLQKKHGATDIAELIAIRESLSEKVSATENVALDIKKATQELVTKEKDLEAIALKIRENRIKIIPVLQKQLTESLSQLGMPSASFKIEIHPSEIFTNKGKDALLFLFAANKGSSYGDLKKVASGGELSRIMLTIKAILARYEQLPTMMFDEIDTGVSGEISNKMGDIMQAMSTTMQVFSITHLPQVAAKGASHFKVFKEEEGMITNTKMKKLSSDERIIELAEMLGGKNISDSAVAHAKQLLG, translated from the coding sequence TTGCTGAACTCACTCTCCATACAGAATTATGCTTTGATAGACCACCTCAAGGTGTCTTTTACAAACGGTTTTACTATTATTACTGGTGAAACTGGCGCAGGAAAATCTATTTTATTGGGCGGTCTTGGCTTGGTTTTGGGAAATAGGGCTGATTTGGGCGCTTTGCGTGACGCAACTACAAAGTGTATCATTGAAGCAAATTTTGACGTTGAAAAATATGACTTAAAAACCTTTTTTGAGGAAAACGATTTAGATTACGAGCCTAAAACTATTATTCGAAGAGAAATATTACCAAGTGGTAAATCAAGAGCCTTTATCAATGATTCTCCTGTTACACTTGATGTTTTATCGCAATTAGGGGACAGTTTAATCGACATACATTCTCAACATCAAACCTTACAATTAGCCGATAATGATTTTCAACTAAAAGTTATTGATGCTTTAGCAGATAATAGCGCATTGTTACTTGTTTATGGCGATCAATTGGTATCGTACCAGAAGTCCGAAAAATCTTTAAAAAAGCTGTTGGCTTTTCAAGAAAATGCCACAAAAGAATATGAATACAATAGTCACCTCTTAAAAGAATTAGAAACGGCACCTTTAAAGCAAGGGGTTATTGAAGAATTAGAGGAACAATACGAGCAATTAAGTAATGTGGAAACTATTGTTGAGCAACTCTCCAAAGGGCACCAGTTGTTAAATGATGAACAGGTGGGTGTTCTAACCGCGATGACCGAATTGAAACTAGCATCGAACAAATTGGCCACTTTTGGAAGCCAATTCGAAACCTTAAATGAACGAATTTTATCTGCATTTTTAGAATTGGATGATATTTCTTCGGAGTTGGATGTTTTACAAGAAAAAACAGAAGCTAATCCTTTGCTTTTAGAGGAAATAAACAGCAAGCTCCAACTTTTATATAATCTTCAAAAAAAGCATGGAGCCACGGATATTGCGGAGCTCATTGCCATACGAGAAAGTTTGTCAGAAAAAGTGAGCGCAACAGAAAATGTAGCTTTAGATATTAAAAAAGCAACACAAGAGCTAGTCACTAAAGAAAAGGATTTGGAGGCTATTGCTTTAAAAATAAGAGAAAATCGCATAAAAATAATTCCAGTATTACAAAAACAGTTAACGGAAAGTCTTTCTCAACTAGGAATGCCAAGCGCTAGCTTTAAAATAGAAATTCATCCTTCTGAAATATTTACGAACAAGGGTAAAGACGCCTTGCTTTTTCTTTTTGCGGCCAATAAAGGCTCAAGTTATGGCGATTTAAAGAAAGTAGCCTCAGGTGGCGAATTATCAAGAATAATGTTAACGATTAAAGCCATATTAGCACGGTATGAGCAATTACCTACGATGATGTTTGATGAAATTGATACTGGAGTTTCTGGAGAAATTTCCAACAAAATGGGAGACATTATGCAAGCCATGAGCACTACAATGCAAGTTTTTTCAATTACCCATTTACCGCAGGTGGCGGCAAAAGGGGCAAGTCACTTTAAAGTTTTTAAAGAGGAGGAAGGGATGATAACCAATACCAAAATGAAAAAGCTGAGTAGCGATGAGCGTATTATAGAATTGGCAGAAATGTTAGGAGGTAAAAATATCTCAGATTCTGCAGTAGCCCACGCGAAACAATTATTAGGCTAA
- a CDS encoding enoyl-ACP reductase encodes MAYNLLKGKKGIIFGALDQNSIAWKTAERVHAEGGTFVLTNAPIAMRMGQIDELAKKTGSQIIPADATSQEDLQNLVEKATEILGGKLDFVLHSIGMSVNVRKGKHYTDENYDFTAKGWDVSALSFHKVMQTLYKADAMNEWGSIVALTYMAAQRTFPDYNDMADNKAYLESVARSFGYFFGKEKNVRVNTISQSPTPTTAGQGVKGFDGFISYAEKMSPLGNASAQDCADYTVSLFSDLTKKVTMQNLFHDGGFSNTGVSQEVIDYFTN; translated from the coding sequence ATGGCATATAACCTATTAAAAGGAAAAAAAGGGATCATCTTTGGCGCCTTAGATCAAAATTCTATCGCTTGGAAAACAGCAGAACGCGTTCACGCAGAGGGAGGCACTTTTGTGTTAACGAATGCACCAATAGCGATGCGAATGGGTCAAATAGATGAACTTGCGAAAAAAACAGGCTCTCAAATTATTCCTGCAGATGCTACAAGTCAAGAAGATCTACAAAACCTAGTCGAAAAAGCCACTGAAATTTTAGGAGGTAAATTAGATTTTGTTTTACACTCCATAGGTATGTCGGTAAATGTTCGTAAAGGAAAACATTATACCGATGAAAATTATGATTTTACGGCTAAAGGCTGGGATGTTTCTGCACTTTCATTTCATAAAGTAATGCAGACCTTGTACAAAGCTGATGCTATGAATGAGTGGGGTAGTATTGTGGCTTTAACCTATATGGCGGCGCAACGTACCTTTCCAGATTACAATGACATGGCAGATAACAAAGCTTATTTAGAGTCTGTAGCACGTAGTTTTGGGTACTTTTTCGGAAAAGAGAAAAACGTACGCGTAAATACTATTTCTCAATCGCCCACACCAACTACGGCAGGCCAGGGTGTTAAAGGTTTTGATGGTTTTATCAGTTATGCTGAAAAAATGTCACCTTTAGGTAATGCGTCTGCACAAGATTGTGCTGATTACACCGTAAGTTTGTTTTCAGACCTTACGAAAAAAGTAACCATGCAGAATTTATTTCATGATGGTGGTTTTTCAAACACTGGGGTAAGTCAAGAGGTTATAGATTATTTTACAAACTAA